In a single window of the Rhizobiaceae bacterium genome:
- a CDS encoding acyltransferase — translation MLRRADLQGIRAFAVAMVIVYHLDARLLPGGFIGVDVFFVLSGFFITQVIYNELARSGSMNVIGFWTRRMKRLLPNALLTLAAVLVASWLLMPAYRWGTIAWDVGSAAVFLSNFHFASSAVDYFRFDDPPGPVLHFWSLSIEEQFYAALPIILVAVAALRQRLHASVNVTLAAIAVLSFAASLVIMRTDQTAAFFHTEARVWQLAVGGLLGVNFAVRRRIPAQIRGALAWAGAAAIAYATIFFNDMLAYPGFYALLPTFGALALILGLDENRTAQPLNALLSLPVLGWIGDRSYSLYLWHWPIIVFAQMRGPLGLTGMAMTLVAIVIVSSLAFRLVERPIHYSDTRHWKFLTIPGLAAAAIGALCLMAAALPAMPQPGRSLERTEAIARASKDFTAVYADRCHLRYEELESKECPYGVKGAAKKVVLFGDSHAAQWFGPLEKAAKDEGWELRAWTKTTCPWADITIWYQPRKAVYSECTTWREETLSRIVALKPDLVVLAELADYSGRLYDGEVLKGSAIQPAWERAMLKTIDRLEAAGIRVAMIHDTPRLYKTYRDCLATSDADCGRERKEATETADNVASFIRDTRPEVTILDFNDRICDPDRCPAIRNGQILYQDSHHLTATYLEGFSPDFARLMESGE, via the coding sequence ATGCTCAGGCGCGCCGATCTTCAGGGGATTCGTGCATTCGCGGTGGCGATGGTGATTGTGTATCACCTCGACGCGCGTCTGCTGCCGGGCGGCTTCATCGGCGTTGACGTCTTTTTCGTGCTGTCCGGCTTTTTCATCACGCAGGTGATCTACAACGAACTGGCGCGCAGCGGTTCGATGAACGTGATCGGCTTCTGGACGCGGCGCATGAAGCGCCTGCTTCCCAACGCACTGCTGACACTTGCGGCGGTGCTGGTGGCAAGCTGGCTGCTCATGCCTGCCTACCGCTGGGGCACGATTGCATGGGATGTGGGATCGGCTGCGGTTTTCCTGTCAAACTTCCATTTCGCCAGCAGCGCGGTCGACTATTTCCGCTTCGACGACCCGCCCGGCCCGGTGCTGCATTTCTGGTCGCTGAGCATCGAGGAGCAGTTCTACGCGGCGCTGCCGATCATTCTGGTCGCCGTCGCGGCCTTGCGGCAGCGGCTGCACGCCTCCGTCAATGTCACGCTTGCGGCCATTGCCGTGCTGTCCTTCGCCGCGTCGCTCGTCATCATGCGGACCGACCAGACCGCCGCCTTCTTCCACACCGAGGCGCGCGTCTGGCAACTGGCGGTCGGCGGACTGCTCGGTGTCAATTTCGCAGTGCGCAGGCGCATCCCCGCGCAAATCCGCGGCGCGCTCGCATGGGCGGGCGCGGCTGCAATCGCCTATGCCACGATCTTTTTCAACGACATGCTCGCCTATCCGGGATTCTACGCGTTGCTGCCCACGTTCGGCGCATTGGCGCTGATCCTCGGACTGGACGAGAACCGCACCGCGCAACCACTCAACGCCTTGCTGTCGCTGCCTGTGCTCGGCTGGATCGGCGACAGGTCTTACAGCCTCTATCTCTGGCATTGGCCCATCATCGTCTTCGCACAGATGCGCGGACCGCTTGGCCTGACCGGCATGGCCATGACGCTTGTCGCCATCGTCATCGTTTCAAGTCTCGCGTTCAGGCTCGTCGAACGGCCGATCCACTACAGCGACACGCGGCATTGGAAATTCCTCACAATACCCGGATTGGCGGCCGCCGCCATCGGCGCGCTTTGCCTGATGGCCGCCGCCTTACCGGCAATGCCGCAGCCTGGCCGCTCGCTCGAAAGAACCGAAGCGATTGCGCGGGCATCGAAGGATTTCACCGCCGTCTATGCCGACCGTTGCCACCTGCGCTACGAGGAATTGGAATCGAAAGAGTGCCCCTATGGCGTCAAAGGTGCGGCGAAGAAGGTCGTGCTGTTCGGCGATAGTCACGCGGCCCAATGGTTCGGTCCGTTGGAGAAGGCCGCGAAGGACGAAGGCTGGGAACTGCGGGCTTGGACCAAGACGACCTGCCCGTGGGCCGACATCACCATCTGGTATCAGCCCCGGAAGGCGGTCTATTCAGAATGCACGACATGGCGAGAGGAAACGCTTTCGCGCATAGTCGCGCTCAAGCCCGATCTGGTGGTACTCGCGGAACTCGCGGACTATTCCGGCCGTCTCTACGATGGCGAGGTGCTGAAAGGTTCGGCGATCCAGCCCGCGTGGGAACGCGCGATGCTGAAAACCATCGACCGGCTCGAAGCAGCGGGCATCCGGGTTGCGATGATCCATGACACGCCGCGCCTCTACAAGACCTATCGCGACTGCCTCGCCACCAGCGACGCCGATTGTGGCCGCGAGCGAAAGGAAGCGACGGAGACGGCCGATAATGTCGCGTCGTTCATACGGGACACACGCCCGGAGGTTACGATTCTCGATTTCAACGACCGGATTTGCGACCCCGACCGCTGCCCGGCGATCAGGAACGGGCAAATCCTATATCAGGATTCCCATCACCTGACCGCAACCTACCTCGAAGGATTCTCGCCGGACTTCGCACGGCTCATGGAGAGCGGCGAATAA
- the parC gene encoding DNA topoisomerase IV subunit A: MGKSLVPPPPDGGDHIEAVDLKTALEERYLAYALSTIMHRALPDVRDGLKPVHRRIMHAMRLLRLNPDQGFAKCARIVGEVMGKFHPHGDQSIYDALVRLAQDFSMRYPLVDGQGNFGNIDGDNAAAMRYTEARMTEVASELLSGITEDAVDFRPTYNEEDEEPVVLPGAFPNLLANGSSGIAVGMATSIPPHNAAELCKAALHLIDHPDATVEDLVTRNPHATDPDENMVRGPDFPTGGIIIDSHESILEAYKTGRGGFRVRARWQVEDQGRGTYQVVVTEIPYGVQKSRLVEKIAELLLARKLPLLDDVRDESAEDIRLVLVPKSRSVEAAILMESLFKLTDLESRFPLNMNVLSRGKVPNVLSLRDVLREWLDHRRDVLIRRSRHRLADIERRLEVLAGFLIAYVNIDEVIRIIREEDEPKQVMMARWSLTDVQAEAILNLRLRQLRKLEEIEIRKEFDALTEEKRQIEALLASEEKQWKTIRWEVEKIRDKFSSHTEIGRRRTQFGEAPEHDDTEIHHAMVEKEPVTVVVSEKGWLRAMRGHLSDYSTLTFKEGDGLKIAFHAQTTDKILVFTTGGKFYTIGADRLPGGRGHGEPIRIIVDMENDQDIVTAFVHDPVRKLLLVSHEGYGFVVPEAEVAANTRKGKQVMNVKSPDEAVRCVPVAGDHVAIVGDNRKMLVFALSEIPEMVRGKGVRLQRYKGGGALDVKVFDMGSGLSWQDSAERTFVKTREELAEWIGNRASAGRMVPKGFPRSGKFS, translated from the coding sequence ATGGGAAAGAGCCTTGTCCCGCCGCCTCCCGACGGTGGGGACCACATCGAAGCGGTCGATCTGAAGACGGCGCTTGAAGAGCGCTACCTTGCCTATGCGCTGTCCACGATCATGCACCGCGCCCTGCCGGATGTGCGCGACGGGCTGAAACCGGTCCATCGCAGGATCATGCACGCCATGCGCCTGCTGCGGCTGAACCCCGACCAGGGCTTCGCCAAATGCGCCCGCATCGTGGGCGAGGTCATGGGCAAGTTCCACCCGCACGGCGACCAGTCAATCTATGATGCGCTTGTGCGTCTCGCGCAGGATTTTTCCATGCGCTATCCGCTGGTGGACGGGCAGGGGAACTTCGGCAATATCGACGGCGATAACGCGGCCGCCATGCGCTACACCGAGGCGCGCATGACCGAGGTCGCGAGCGAACTGCTCTCCGGCATCACCGAGGACGCGGTCGATTTCCGCCCCACCTACAATGAGGAGGACGAGGAGCCGGTCGTGCTGCCCGGCGCCTTCCCGAACCTGCTCGCCAACGGTTCGTCGGGCATCGCGGTCGGCATGGCCACCTCCATCCCGCCGCACAACGCCGCCGAGCTTTGCAAGGCCGCGCTGCACCTGATCGACCATCCCGACGCGACTGTCGAGGACCTTGTCACGCGCAATCCGCATGCGACCGACCCGGACGAGAACATGGTGCGCGGACCGGATTTTCCAACGGGCGGCATCATCATCGACAGCCATGAATCCATCCTCGAAGCCTACAAGACAGGGCGGGGCGGCTTTCGCGTGCGGGCAAGATGGCAGGTCGAGGATCAGGGGCGCGGCACCTATCAGGTGGTTGTGACGGAAATCCCCTATGGCGTGCAGAAGTCGCGGCTGGTCGAGAAGATCGCCGAGCTTCTGCTGGCCCGCAAGCTGCCGCTGCTGGACGATGTGCGCGACGAGAGCGCGGAGGACATCCGCCTCGTGCTGGTTCCCAAGAGCCGGTCGGTGGAAGCCGCGATCCTGATGGAATCGCTGTTCAAGCTGACCGATCTGGAAAGCCGCTTTCCGCTCAACATGAACGTGCTTTCGCGCGGCAAGGTGCCGAATGTGCTGTCGCTGCGCGATGTGCTGCGCGAATGGCTGGATCATCGGCGCGATGTTCTCATCCGCCGTTCGCGGCACAGGCTGGCTGACATCGAGCGACGGCTCGAAGTGCTGGCGGGTTTCCTCATCGCCTATGTCAACATCGACGAGGTGATCCGCATCATCCGCGAGGAGGACGAGCCGAAACAGGTGATGATGGCCCGGTGGTCGCTCACCGACGTTCAGGCCGAGGCCATCCTCAACCTGCGCCTGCGGCAGTTGCGGAAGCTGGAAGAAATCGAGATCCGCAAGGAGTTCGACGCGCTCACCGAGGAAAAGCGGCAGATCGAGGCGCTGCTGGCATCCGAGGAAAAGCAGTGGAAGACCATCCGCTGGGAAGTCGAGAAAATCCGCGACAAGTTCAGCTCACACACGGAAATCGGCCGCCGCCGCACGCAGTTCGGCGAGGCCCCGGAGCATGACGACACCGAAATCCACCATGCCATGGTCGAGAAGGAGCCGGTCACGGTGGTCGTGTCGGAAAAGGGGTGGTTGCGCGCCATGCGCGGCCATCTGTCCGACTATTCGACGCTGACCTTCAAGGAAGGCGACGGGCTGAAGATCGCGTTCCACGCCCAGACCACCGACAAGATTCTCGTCTTCACCACGGGCGGCAAGTTCTACACGATCGGCGCGGATCGCCTGCCGGGCGGGCGCGGCCATGGCGAACCCATCCGCATCATCGTGGACATGGAAAACGACCAGGACATCGTGACGGCCTTCGTTCACGATCCGGTGCGCAAGCTGCTGCTCGTTTCGCATGAGGGTTATGGCTTCGTCGTGCCGGAGGCCGAAGTTGCCGCCAATACCCGCAAGGGCAAGCAGGTGATGAACGTCAAATCGCCCGACGAGGCGGTGCGCTGCGTGCCGGTGGCGGGCGATCACGTCGCCATTGTCGGCGACAATCGCAAGATGCTGGTGTTCGCGCTGTCCGAGATCCCGGAAATGGTGCGCGGCAAGGGTGTGCGGCTCCAGCGCTACAAGGGTGGCGGCGCGCTGGACGTGAAGGTGTTCGACATGGGGTCGGGCCTTTCATGGCAGGATTCGGCGGAGCGCACTTTCGTCAAAACTCGCGAGGAGCTTGCCGAATGGATCGGTAACCGAGCTTCGGCGGGCCGCATGGTGCCGAAAGGTTTTCCACGCTCCGGAAAATTCTCGTGA
- a CDS encoding ABC transporter permease, with protein sequence MRIELVKRPERSKLFSALSPFIAFVLTIIAGAILFAALGKNPLAALYTYFVSPVTQVWQLHELAIKAAPLIMIAVGLAVCYRANIWNIGAEGQFVMGAVAGSILPVMFPETVGWWVLPAMLLMGAAGGAAYASIPALLKARFNTNEILTSLMLVYVAQLFLDWLVRGWWKDPAAYNFPQSVQFNPSAVLPELAPMSGRANWGFIFALVAAVLVWLMMSKMLKGFEIRVLGSSPRAGRFAGFQYSRMIFFAFLLSGALAGLAGISEVSGAIGQLQPSISPGYGFTAIIVAFLGRLNPLGIVAAGLVLALTYLGGEAAQTALGISDKVARVFQGMLLFFVLASDTLIHYRIRFVGLGAKSNEAA encoded by the coding sequence ATGCGCATTGAACTGGTCAAGCGTCCCGAGCGCTCGAAGCTCTTTTCCGCGCTGTCGCCCTTCATCGCCTTCGTGCTCACAATCATAGCCGGCGCGATCCTGTTCGCCGCGCTCGGCAAGAACCCGCTGGCCGCGCTCTACACCTATTTCGTCAGCCCGGTCACGCAGGTCTGGCAGTTGCACGAACTCGCCATCAAGGCCGCGCCCCTCATCATGATCGCGGTCGGCCTTGCCGTGTGCTACCGGGCGAATATCTGGAACATCGGCGCGGAAGGCCAGTTCGTGATGGGCGCGGTCGCCGGTTCCATCCTGCCGGTGATGTTTCCCGAAACGGTCGGCTGGTGGGTGCTGCCCGCCATGCTGCTGATGGGCGCGGCGGGCGGCGCGGCCTATGCGTCGATCCCCGCGCTGCTCAAGGCGCGCTTCAACACCAACGAAATCCTGACCAGCCTGATGCTGGTCTATGTGGCGCAGCTTTTTCTGGACTGGCTGGTGCGCGGCTGGTGGAAGGACCCGGCGGCCTATAATTTTCCGCAGTCGGTCCAGTTCAACCCGTCCGCCGTGCTGCCCGAACTCGCCCCCATGTCGGGCCGGGCCAATTGGGGCTTCATTTTCGCCCTCGTCGCCGCCGTGCTCGTGTGGCTGATGATGTCGAAGATGCTGAAAGGCTTCGAAATCCGAGTGCTCGGCTCCAGCCCAAGGGCGGGGCGCTTTGCGGGATTCCAGTACAGCCGGATGATTTTCTTTGCCTTCCTTCTTTCTGGAGCGCTCGCCGGGCTGGCGGGAATCTCGGAAGTCTCGGGCGCAATCGGCCAGTTGCAGCCATCGATTTCGCCAGGCTACGGCTTCACCGCCATCATCGTCGCCTTTCTCGGTCGGCTCAATCCGCTTGGCATCGTCGCCGCCGGCCTCGTGCTGGCGCTGACCTATCTTGGCGGCGAGGCGGCGCAGACCGCGCTTGGAATTTCCGACAAGGTGGCGCGGGTCTTCCAGGGCATGCTGCTGTTCTTCGTGCTGGCGTCGGACACGCTCATCCACTACCGCATCCGCTTCGTCGGTCTTGGCGCAAAATCGAACGAGGCCGCGTGA
- a CDS encoding quinone oxidoreductase, with the protein MTKAIRIHENGGPEVLKYEDVEVGSPAEGQVLVRNTAIGLNFIDIYYRTGLYPAPAGLPLIPGGEAAGVVEAVGPGVTDLRAGDRVAYVSGTGSYAEQRLMPADRLVKLPDAVTEKQAAGMMLKGMTAEYLLRRTFKVKPGDTVLYHAAAGGVGLILGQWAKHLGATVIGTASSPEKIALARAHGFDHVINYRDTDFVAAVREITGGKMCDVVYDSVGKDTYLGSLDCLRPLGMFVTFGQSSGAIPPFSTALLSQKGSLFMTRPTLFTYVAKREDLEQSAAALFEVVESGAVKIEINQTYALKDAGQAQADLESRITTGTTVLLP; encoded by the coding sequence ATGACCAAAGCAATCCGAATCCATGAAAACGGCGGCCCTGAAGTCCTGAAATATGAGGATGTCGAAGTTGGCAGTCCGGCAGAGGGGCAGGTGCTCGTCCGCAACACCGCGATCGGGTTGAACTTCATCGACATCTACTACCGCACCGGGCTTTACCCGGCCCCCGCCGGCCTGCCGCTCATCCCGGGCGGCGAGGCGGCTGGCGTGGTCGAGGCTGTCGGGCCCGGCGTGACCGATCTTCGCGCGGGCGACCGTGTGGCCTATGTTTCCGGCACGGGAAGCTATGCCGAGCAGCGCCTGATGCCCGCCGACCGGCTCGTGAAGCTTCCCGACGCCGTGACCGAAAAGCAGGCTGCGGGCATGATGCTGAAAGGCATGACGGCGGAATATCTGCTTCGGCGCACCTTCAAGGTGAAGCCCGGCGACACCGTGCTTTACCACGCGGCGGCGGGAGGCGTCGGGCTGATCCTCGGCCAATGGGCGAAGCATCTGGGCGCGACGGTCATCGGCACCGCGAGTTCGCCCGAGAAGATCGCGCTCGCCAGGGCGCATGGCTTCGATCACGTCATCAACTACCGGGATACCGACTTCGTCGCCGCCGTGCGCGAGATCACGGGCGGCAAGATGTGCGACGTGGTCTACGATTCGGTCGGCAAGGACACCTATCTGGGCTCGCTCGACTGCCTGCGCCCGTTAGGCATGTTCGTGACCTTCGGCCAGTCGTCGGGCGCAATTCCGCCGTTCAGCACCGCGCTTCTTTCGCAAAAGGGCTCGCTGTTCATGACCCGCCCGACATTGTTCACCTATGTGGCGAAGCGCGAGGACCTGGAACAATCCGCTGCCGCCCTGTTCGAGGTGGTGGAGAGCGGCGCGGTCAAGATCGAAATCAACCAGACCTATGCCTTGAAGGATGCCGGGCAGGCGCAGGCCGATCTCGAAAGCCGGATAACGACCGGAACGACTGTGCTGCTTCCATAA
- a CDS encoding ABC transporter ATP-binding protein, with protein MKSAGEAANLIEVRGLTKVFGTLTACNHIDLGIREGEIHALLGENGAGKSTLVKMLFGSLEPTSGEIFWRGQPVRITSPGVARSLGIGMVFQHFSLFEALTAAENIALSLDDGTSLDSIAAKARDLSRAYGLPLDPDSLVGDLSVGERQRIEITRCLLQEPDLIILDEPTSVLTPQEADKLFETLERLRAEGKSILYISHRLEEVKRLCDRATVMRHGKVVGACDPRKETAASLARMMVGADVATAERTPIELRDAPELLGICGLSRKPSGPFSMPLKNIWLSVKAGEVLGIAGVAGNGQGEFFEAVSGEALQDNADAVRIRGKSVGRVGISARRKLGAAFVPEERLGHGAAPRMRLSENLLLSRHATDRKAFIAAGGFVKGGMIQHATQRIIEAMDVRKSAPDPEAASLSGGNLQKFIIGRELDRQPAIMIVNQPTWGVDAGAASRIRQALIALARAGSAVLVISQDLDELFEISDAIAVMHNGELSKPLSRADATYEKIGLLMGGAEPGHVEPHHPEAA; from the coding sequence GTGAAGTCTGCCGGAGAGGCGGCGAACCTCATTGAGGTGCGTGGTCTCACCAAGGTTTTCGGTACGCTCACCGCCTGCAACCATATCGATCTGGGTATTCGCGAAGGCGAAATCCATGCGCTGCTCGGCGAGAACGGCGCAGGCAAATCCACTCTCGTAAAGATGCTGTTCGGCTCGCTGGAGCCGACCTCCGGCGAAATTTTCTGGAGGGGGCAGCCGGTGCGCATCACCAGTCCGGGCGTTGCAAGATCGCTCGGCATCGGCATGGTTTTCCAGCATTTTTCGCTTTTCGAGGCGCTCACAGCCGCGGAGAACATTGCGCTTTCGCTGGATGACGGCACTTCGCTCGACAGCATAGCCGCAAAGGCGCGCGACCTGTCGCGCGCCTACGGGCTGCCGCTCGACCCCGACTCGCTGGTGGGCGACCTTTCGGTCGGCGAGCGCCAGCGCATCGAAATCACACGCTGTCTCTTGCAGGAGCCGGACCTCATCATCCTTGACGAGCCGACTTCGGTGCTTACGCCGCAGGAAGCCGACAAGCTGTTCGAGACGCTGGAGCGGCTGCGCGCAGAGGGCAAATCCATCCTCTACATCTCGCACCGCCTCGAAGAGGTGAAGCGGCTTTGCGACCGCGCGACCGTGATGCGTCACGGCAAGGTCGTGGGCGCCTGCGATCCGCGCAAGGAAACCGCAGCGTCGCTCGCGCGCATGATGGTCGGGGCCGACGTCGCCACGGCGGAGCGCACGCCGATCGAACTGCGCGATGCGCCGGAACTGCTCGGCATTTGCGGCTTGAGCCGCAAGCCGTCAGGACCCTTTTCCATGCCGCTGAAAAACATCTGGCTGTCCGTGAAGGCGGGCGAGGTGCTGGGCATCGCCGGCGTTGCCGGAAACGGGCAGGGCGAGTTCTTCGAAGCCGTGTCGGGCGAGGCGCTTCAGGACAATGCGGATGCGGTGCGCATTCGCGGCAAGTCGGTTGGCCGCGTCGGCATTTCGGCGCGCCGGAAGCTCGGCGCCGCCTTCGTGCCGGAGGAAAGGCTCGGCCACGGCGCCGCGCCGCGCATGCGGCTTTCGGAAAACCTGCTGCTGTCGCGCCATGCCACGGACCGGAAGGCATTCATCGCGGCGGGCGGCTTTGTCAAAGGCGGCATGATCCAGCACGCCACGCAGCGCATCATCGAGGCGATGGACGTGCGCAAGAGCGCGCCCGACCCCGAGGCTGCCTCGCTTTCGGGCGGCAACCTCCAGAAATTCATCATTGGCCGCGAACTCGACCGGCAGCCCGCCATCATGATCGTCAACCAGCCCACCTGGGGTGTCGATGCGGGTGCTGCGTCGCGCATCCGCCAGGCGTTGATCGCGCTGGCGCGGGCAGGTTCCGCTGTCCTCGTCATCAGCCAGGACCTCGACGAACTGTTCGAGATTTCCGATGCAATAGCGGTCATGCACAATGGCGAATTGTCGAAGCCGCTCTCCCGCGCCGATGCGACCTATGAGAAGATTGGGCTGCTGATGGGCGGCGCGGAGCCCGGCCATGTCGAGCCGCATCACCCGGAGGCCGCGTGA
- a CDS encoding BMP family ABC transporter substrate-binding protein encodes MKKILGALMLTAGALALSSAANAQDKFKACWVYVGPVGDFGYSYQHDQGRLQVEKELGDKVETAFLENVAEGPDAERAFERLAREGCKMIFGTSFGFMDPELKVAGKFPDVKFEHATGFKMGPNMGIYNARFYEGRYILGQIAAKQSKAGLAGYIVSFPIPEVVMGINSFMLGAQSVNPDFKVKIVWVNTWFDPAKEADAAKALFDQGADIIVQHTDSTGALQVAEERGLHGFGQSSDMAKFAPKAQYTAIVDDWGPYYVSRVKAALDGTWKPEDHWEGLKEGAVVMAPYANLPEDVVKMAQETEAKIKGGWNPFTGPIAKQDGSEFLAAGAVADDKTLLGMNFYIKGVDDKLPQ; translated from the coding sequence ATGAAAAAAATTCTTGGCGCATTGATGCTGACGGCGGGAGCGCTGGCACTGTCTTCCGCGGCAAACGCACAGGACAAGTTCAAGGCTTGCTGGGTCTATGTCGGCCCGGTGGGCGATTTCGGCTATTCGTACCAGCACGATCAGGGCCGTCTTCAGGTCGAGAAAGAACTCGGCGACAAGGTCGAGACCGCCTTCCTCGAAAACGTCGCAGAGGGGCCGGACGCCGAGCGCGCCTTCGAGCGCCTCGCGCGCGAGGGCTGCAAGATGATCTTCGGCACCTCGTTCGGCTTCATGGACCCTGAACTGAAAGTCGCGGGCAAGTTCCCGGATGTGAAGTTCGAGCACGCGACGGGCTTCAAGATGGGTCCCAACATGGGCATCTACAACGCCCGTTTCTATGAAGGCCGCTACATTCTCGGCCAGATCGCGGCCAAGCAGTCGAAGGCGGGCCTTGCGGGCTACATCGTCTCCTTCCCGATCCCCGAGGTCGTGATGGGCATCAACTCCTTCATGCTCGGCGCGCAGTCCGTGAACCCCGACTTCAAGGTCAAGATTGTCTGGGTCAACACATGGTTCGATCCGGCCAAGGAGGCCGATGCGGCCAAGGCGCTGTTCGATCAGGGCGCGGACATCATCGTGCAGCACACCGATTCCACAGGCGCGTTGCAGGTGGCGGAAGAGCGCGGGCTGCATGGCTTCGGGCAGTCGTCTGACATGGCCAAATTCGCGCCGAAGGCGCAGTACACGGCCATCGTGGACGACTGGGGTCCGTACTATGTCAGCCGCGTGAAGGCGGCGCTGGACGGCACCTGGAAGCCGGAAGATCACTGGGAAGGCTTGAAGGAAGGCGCGGTTGTGATGGCGCCCTACGCCAACCTGCCGGAAGATGTGGTGAAGATGGCGCAGGAGACCGAAGCGAAGATCAAGGGCGGCTGGAACCCCTTCACCGGCCCGATCGCCAAGCAGGACGGTTCCGAGTTTCTGGCCGCCGGCGCGGTTGCCGACGACAAGACGCTGCTCGGCATGAATTTCTACATCAAGGGCGTCGACGACAAGCTTCCGCAATAG
- a CDS encoding ABC transporter permease yields the protein MDIAVNILLTIATAATPLLIAAIGELVVERSGVLNLGVEGMMIMGAVCGFGAAYLTGSPWLGVLAAIIAGALFSLLFAFMALTLATNQVATGLSLTILGLGLSGMIGTNFVGLPGVRLPNLYIPGLSDLPIVGKLLFGQDPLFYVSIALVFAVSWFLFRSRKGLMLRSIGDSHSSAHALGIPVIRYRYLAVMFGGACAGLAGGHLSLVYTPQWVENMTAGRGWIALALVVFASWRPLRVLAGAYIFGAVWIGQLHAQAFGIPVPSQFLSALPYLATIVVLVLISRNKRLTMMNTPASLGQAFVPDR from the coding sequence ATGGACATTGCCGTCAATATTCTTCTGACCATCGCGACCGCCGCCACCCCGTTGCTCATTGCAGCTATCGGGGAACTGGTGGTTGAGCGCTCGGGTGTGCTGAACCTCGGCGTTGAGGGCATGATGATCATGGGAGCGGTCTGCGGCTTCGGCGCAGCCTATCTCACTGGCTCGCCGTGGCTTGGCGTGCTGGCGGCAATCATCGCTGGCGCGCTGTTCTCCTTGCTCTTTGCCTTCATGGCGCTGACGCTCGCCACCAATCAGGTCGCGACCGGCCTGTCGCTCACCATTCTCGGCCTCGGCCTTTCGGGCATGATCGGCACGAATTTTGTCGGCCTGCCCGGCGTTCGGCTGCCGAACCTGTACATTCCGGGCCTGAGCGACCTGCCCATCGTCGGCAAGCTACTGTTCGGACAAGACCCGCTTTTCTACGTGTCCATCGCGCTTGTCTTTGCGGTGTCGTGGTTCCTGTTCCGCTCGCGCAAGGGGCTGATGCTGCGCTCTATCGGCGACAGCCATTCCTCCGCCCATGCGCTCGGCATTCCGGTGATCCGCTACCGTTATCTGGCGGTGATGTTCGGCGGGGCATGCGCGGGTCTGGCGGGCGGCCATCTCTCGCTGGTCTACACGCCGCAATGGGTGGAAAACATGACGGCGGGCCGGGGCTGGATCGCGCTTGCGCTGGTGGTGTTCGCCTCGTGGCGGCCGCTGCGCGTGCTCGCTGGGGCCTATATCTTCGGCGCGGTCTGGATCGGCCAGCTCCACGCGCAGGCTTTCGGCATTCCGGTGCCCTCGCAGTTTCTTTCAGCACTTCCCTATCTGGCCACGATCGTCGTTCTCGTGCTCATATCTCGCAACAAGCGTCTGACGATGATGAACACACCGGCATCGCTCGGACAGGCATTCGTACCCGACAGATGA
- a CDS encoding phosphatidylcholine/phosphatidylserine synthase yields MPKPKKQVTWPQARAFLVHCLTASGSFLAFLSLVAASEQRWTAMFWWLGLALLVDGIDGPIARKLDVKEVLPTWSGELLDNIIDYVTYVIIPAFALYQRGFMGEGLSFLSAAIIVVSSAIYYADTGMKTKENFFKGFPVVWNMVVFTLYVIEPGPWVAFATVLICGILTFVPVNFLHPVRVQRLRAVNLGVTVAWCAFGMLALAQSAMAQFYNQFGVLGEHVDVFTKAGITVTSLYLFCIGAVLQFFPKLGARKA; encoded by the coding sequence ATTCCCAAGCCGAAGAAACAGGTGACGTGGCCGCAGGCGCGCGCTTTCCTCGTGCATTGCCTGACTGCTTCAGGCTCTTTCCTCGCCTTCCTCTCCCTTGTCGCGGCAAGCGAGCAACGCTGGACGGCGATGTTCTGGTGGCTTGGCCTCGCGCTTCTGGTCGATGGTATTGACGGCCCCATCGCGCGGAAGCTGGATGTCAAGGAAGTGCTGCCCACATGGTCGGGCGAACTGCTGGACAACATCATCGACTATGTGACCTACGTCATCATTCCTGCCTTCGCGCTCTACCAGCGCGGCTTCATGGGCGAGGGGCTTTCCTTCCTGTCCGCGGCGATCATCGTGGTTTCGAGCGCGATCTACTACGCCGACACCGGCATGAAGACGAAGGAGAACTTCTTCAAGGGTTTCCCCGTCGTCTGGAACATGGTGGTGTTCACGCTCTACGTCATCGAGCCGGGGCCGTGGGTCGCATTCGCGACCGTGCTCATTTGCGGCATCCTGACCTTCGTGCCGGTCAATTTCCTGCATCCTGTCAGGGTCCAGCGCCTGCGCGCCGTAAATCTCGGCGTCACTGTGGCATGGTGTGCTTTCGGCATGCTGGCGCTGGCGCAATCGGCCATGGCGCAGTTCTACAATCAGTTTGGCGTGCTCGGCGAACATGTCGACGTTTTCACCAAGGCTGGCATAACCGTCACCAGTCTCTATCTGTTCTGTATAGGGGCCGTGCTTCAGTTCTTCCCGAAGCTCGGCGCAAGGAAGGCATAG